CCATATACTTACTGTCACAGtcacagagacacagagacacagaggtAAGTGATACAGGATGGTTTATTGACAGGTGATATGCAGATCGTGAGGAGAGAATGGAAGGTGAGTATCTGGTGAATGGAACAGTTCAGTGGGTCTTAGCTGATAActgatgatatatatatatatatatacacacacacacacacacacacatattattcCCCAGCAGGTCCAGGTGgatataggcctattattattcataatttaaaaaaaataacccagttAAGATATCAAAAACCTTGTGGTTCAGAGGATGTCagcttgcattttttttatttgtttattggaTGGTGCGGTTATAAATGGCTCATTCAAATTCTGTTTTGTAACAGTCTTTCAATGTTGATCTGAAGGTCTTGAGCTGAAAGTAAAGCCACTTCTGCAGCTTAGTGGAGCGACCAGAAAACTGCTCTTCCGTTTGTCTCATCATGATAAGTAACACTCAGCAGCAGAGTGCTCcaaagtgttattttgtgtgcTTATATACAGTTTACGTGAtttgaataaaacaatatatttttaaatgctgtttttcttgTAATGGGAATATTTACAGGACATAAATCAAATCTATCTAATCATGCCTATTCTCCAAAGATCTTTCTACAAAACTAAAGAGAACCCAATCAACTTCATTTTTTCCATAAATACTACAAATTTGGAGCATCAGGGCTGGATTCACTTGATGATTTGACCTTCTTCTTCGGATgttgttcttcttcttctgaacTTTACAAATTTGAATGTCAAATTCTTTATTCATAAATGCTGAATGTCCAGAACTTCTCTTTTGTAAAAGGCTTTCTGTAACGCACTTGCTCTTTTAATGCCTGTTTTTATATAAGTTGTTTGCAAAGTTAATAGAATAGAACtggattttcatttcatgccatCTTGAAGCCTTAACCGGGTAAAAATATTGAAACTTGTCAGAAATAAGTCACATTTTACCCATATTTTTGGTATTTGAATTtcaaaagataaaatatttatttgtgagATTTATATGCATTCTGCTCAAAACCTAACAAACTCTTTCCTTAACTATACAGACTGCAGAGTGTCATTCATACTCCTCAAAATCAGGGAATCTTCTTTTCTAAGGAAGCCTGATGGCTCTGGGTGTGGAATTGGAAGAGACACAatctgtaaataatttaatctaACATTTGAATAAGATGTTTTTCTTCAAGACATATCAGACTGGGTGTTGTTTCCTTTTTTAATGATGGTTCGCTGCTGTTTGTGGACTACTCTTTTGCCTCTGCCTTGGATGATATTGTTTGCTggtgttcgaccctgcctgtctGACTACTAGCCTGCACATGGATCCTCCAACCCTGTTGTCGTGTCCCCACGTTACACTGGGAGCTCTTCATACCTGCTTCATTTTTATATCAGCTTCAGATTCAATTTTTAACTCAGTTCATCAGTTATATGGACTTTTaaaattagtagtagtagtattagtattataattattagaCATTGTAGGCTATTACTTTTTCAGAGACATTTAATTAAGCTTATGCACATGTCTTAAAACACAATtggtaattaaaaatgtaataaaaataaatatattttgagtaagatataaaatacattggtgtataataaaatacataataaaaataaattatacaggATTGGATTACTGAATTAgattatttacaactttattaCCTGTAATGCCTCAGACAGGCTGGAGTGATGTCTGGttcatgaacaaatcattcttttgatGCGGTTTTATTTAGTGAACTAGTTGAACCAGTTCACCAAATCAGACTGAAGAGTCTGAAACAGTTTGTGGCTCGAGCAGCACAGATCTACAAGTTACTCAATCAAAACTTACTTTCAGACGTCTGGCAGTCACTCCAACCCGAAATGAGCCAAAATAGTGGCATTTCTGATTCTGTGATGAAGGAACTGCCCTATGAAGAAAGTTCTATaggtttgtaattttaatttttggatgaatgatCCTTTAAATCGCTCTAAAAATCACTGTGGAGCTCACAGATTTTAAGGTTTTGGTTCAGTCTTGCTTTTCAGCATCATCTGCACTGATCAGCGGTTCCTTCTGTCTGTAGCGATGGCTCGTGTTTTCATAAATCATATCTTCTGATGCTGGTGATGAGGTGTCTGTGATCTCTGCTGTCACGTCTTGTTTTTTAGGCTCTGTCTCAGATGTTGAGGTGTTGTTCTCTGTGTCTGTGGCTCCTGCAGGACGGTGTCGGACCGTAGCGTATTCACTGGTCAGCGAGGCGATGCCCGTGATCTCTCCTGACGGCGGTTCAGTGTTTGTGAAGACGATGGAGGAATAATGAAGAGATTCTGGTGAACTCGGTGCGGTGGATGACAGCATGCCGTTATTGGCGTAAACAAACTGGCCGTCATCATCCAGAGCAACGGCCTGATGGAGAAGAAACGGCAAAATGAGTGGAGAAGATCTGCTGAACCACTGTCTGTAATGTCTTTGAGAATGAATTACTCACAGTTTGAGTCAGAATGAGTCCAGATGTGTCGTCTTGTCTGGTTTCTGAAggtttttctttccttcttctgaaaaacatgttttcaggTTATTAAAAAATTGATGCTTAAACAATATCTCAATCAGAATGACAAATCCTCCTTGTGATGAAGAACCAGGTGAAGTCTCATCAGAACAATGCGTGAACCCGCAATATTATAGTTaaccaaaactaaaaccattaaaaaaatgttacttgtaataattttttttttttttttaatcacttttAACTGAAGTGAATATAAagaaaacttttacatttatcaTGTACATCAAtctgattcattttagttttagttttttttttttttttaaggtttttttttttgtattttagttgtttattttacttcaagTAATTTTATACGTCTTGTGTTTCCTCAAAGGGCATTTGTACACACCGTTCACAGCAGAGCATCACGATGCACACGATCATCATCACTGACGCGCCGACAGCAGCTCCGAGCAGCACTGATGGATGATGGAAACCTGGAAAGCAGTTTTATTGCCCAGAGGTTAGTCTTTCATAGTTTAGGAGATCTCAGATGTTGACATCATTACATactgcactttttaaaagtgtacttaagtgtctTAAACATAGTCATGTAAAgccgggctcacactgtgcgattttttaaaagtcctttaggattgtacttgtcagactgtacgaacatgatgattatgtcacactatgggatctcagttgtcattaatgtcagactgtacgacagtcaagacgagTTAAAAACGGGTGCGCGCAAGAAAACTTGTCCGAAGTTTTACATCAACCCATACACGTCCAGTGACTGCGAACTGCATTCCACGCGGCACCGAAATGTTGGCTGTCACGAAAAGTATATGAACGGCGGCAATACCGGCATGtttaagaagaatagtgtatgtattcatacacacgcacatgaaaacagcggcgcaaccagtgtttatataaaaaagaaacatatcagatgaattccgtgagcggaggacgggagcgccggagtttatagctgatagaataattctcaagcattaattctgctcatagcttgCCATGAAAAACGGAGACAGTTTGATATTCGTCGCAGGggtagtcacactgcaggactgtgcggcaaatcttctgacactgccTAGGATcataggaatcttttaggattttcaaaatttgtcccagacgaccaaaacgtggccaaaatcgcacagtgtgagccgggcttATGTCTACTCTAAGTGTCAGTataatattatctgcaagtagtAAAGTAGTGTCTTTACAAGGGTAAAGACATCATCTGTGATCTTTCTTGTCGATCAGATAAAgctgttgttttgtgtttctcaCTTGTCTCTTGTGTTGATGGGACGGCCTGAAACTGTTGACTCGCTCTGCCGTAAGTGTTTGAGCTGAAACACTGCAGGACGTCCGTGTCTGTGAGGGACTGACGGGTGGTCAGGACGCTCTTCACTCCTGTGCTTCCTAGCGTCTCCTCACTGATGGAGGTTTCTGTAGAGTTAGCGAGCACATGTCCAGACAGACGCCACTCTAGTGTAGGGCAGGGATTCCCATGAGCCTCACAGACACACGCGATTACACTGTTTCGGCTACAAGAGCTGGAGATTTTGGGCGCAACTGAAAGAGAGAATATGTATCCATAAATCTTGTtctgtaaatttaagttcaactgtattttttatgcaaAGGTTTTGGCTACAGCAACCATTTGCTTTACTGTAAACTTCACagattgtttctttttttacagtttggACAAACTGTGTAGATTAAAACTACTTTGACTTGTAGGTTTTTTCTAGCACTTAATAGAAACTGCTGAACATTTCACTGTGGGTGAAAACTAATAAGTTCATAACAAAAATAGAAGGAAAAACAACCTAGTGCTAATAGTTTGCTGAAGTAGAAAAGAGGAACAAGCCACaattttaaacacattattgtGTTGaagaacgtctcggttacgtacgtaaccctcgttccctgatggagagaacggagacgttatgtcgtgacgacatagggaatttacttgggagcccccaatcatctctgatttaagagaaaacgccaatgaatattggctagtggattttgcatacctgcgccactccccgtgcacacgggtataaataggcggcaggtgcgtccactcattaggttttacgctgaggagccgagaacgagtccctggcaaccagcgatggttcaagattgtggcatggggacataatgtctccgttccctccatcagggaacgagggttacgtacgtaaccgagacgtttcctatctgtcggtcactacgagttatgtcgtgacgacataggggtcttatggaaagcgccacaacctgaaccccgtcacaaccttgtggcatgcagatgctgacaagcgagcgcgtgacagacaaatgccatgcGAAAGGTCGCAACCTTCCCATCGCCCCAGCGCAAATTCGCTAACCTTGGTGCCCGCAGGGACCACTGAGTACATCGCTGCTGGAGATAGCCAAGCCGCTGTTCCTTTCCCCACAGAAGTCGGAAGGGATTTCGACCTTCAATGAAAGAtagcttcaagtctttcctatttgttgttacagcttggCGGTAACGACAGGGAAGCGAGCcttccagagaagggcgctacgGAGGCCACATCCTGCCCGAAGGGAGGTAACATGTGGAGACACTTATATGGTCTGACCCAGGCctggggcagtactacatatgACTGGACCCTGGGGCAGATCCTACCTAGGGGTAGGGAGGAGAGCTGCCAGCAGGGCCTGACAGAAGGCtctgtcaaagggaagacacgggtttaccgtgagggaaaccttaccgtggtagaatacacatatgggattaccCGAAGGGAATCAAGCCATATGGACACCTAGCCCAGTACAGGGGCTGACCGGAGACCCGGGCGAGCTAACACAAGtactgggcctggcgtcagacTGCTCCGCCCAGTCTGACTGCCGGGGGTGCTGGAGGAACTCCACCAGTGTTCGCCGTCCGGGGAACTGAACTGGAGGAGGAAACCAGCGCTCACATCCCCGGGTGAgggggaatggcgcagcaagcgtgacaccggccagctcttcccgccacttacctgttacccaacacaCGGGAAGAAACTGGCTCGACGCGGAGATTGTAAAATCTCGCGAAGGTGTTCggtgtcgcccagcccgcagctctacagatgtctgccagAGAGGCACCGTGCGCCAACGCATAGGAGGAGGCAACACTCCGTGTGGAGTGAGCCCTCACCCCTAGGAGGCACGGCTCGCCTTGGGATTGGTAcgccaaggtgatggcatccactatccagtgggccaacctctgcttggagacagccttccctttctgctgacctccgtggcagacaaagagctgctcagagcttctAAAGCTCTGGGTGCGGTCCACGTATATGCGCAACGCTCTTACGGGACACAGCAACGCCAAGGCTGGAtctgcctcctccgagggcagggcttgcaggttcaccacctgattGTGGAAGGGCGTGGTGGGAACCTTAGGCACGtatccaggccggggtctcaggacaacgtgagagtagACCGGCCCGAACACCAGGCACTCTTCGCTCACCGAAAATGCTTGGAGGTCcccgaccctcttgatggaagtgagcacggtcaggagcgctgtcttagcagacaggaacttaagctCAACTGAGTCCAGCGGCTCAAAGGGACCCCTCTGAAGCCCAGCCAGGACAATAGAGAGATCCCAGGGGGGCATCAGGGGTGGCCTAGGAGGGTTCAACCTCCTGGCACCCCTCAGGAACCTCACGATGAGATCGTGCTTTCCCAGGGACCGGCCGTCCACTGCATCGTGATGGGCCGCaatagcagccacatacaccttcaaggtggagggtgacagcctacgctccaacctttcttgcaggaaagaaagcactaCTCCAATCGTGCATCTTCGGGGGTCTTCTCGGCGAGAAGAACACCAGTTCGCGAACAGACTCCACTTCAGTGCATAGGCTTGCCTTGTTGAAGGAGCTCTAGCCTGAGTGATGGTCTCTACCACAGTCCGTGGGAGACCACTCAAGTCtgccgcgtcccgtccaggagCCACACATGGAGGTTCCACAGATCTGGATGCGGGTGCCATATGGTGCCAAGCCCCTGAGAAAGgaggtccttcctcagagggATGCGCCAGGGAAGAACTGTCGCAAGGAGTATGAGTTCGGGAAACCAGGTCCGGGTGGGCCAGTACGGCGCGACCAGCAGGACCTGCTCCTTGTCttccctgaccttgcacagtgtctgtgcaagcaggctcactgggggaaacgcatacttgCGCAGAGCCtgaggccagctgtgtgccagtgcatccgtgccgagggggccctcggtcagggagtaatacagctggcagtgggaggactcgcgggaagcaaacaggtctacctgagcttcCCCGAATCGACTCCAGATCAGCCGGACTGTCTCGGGATGGAGTCGCCATTCTCTGGGGAACGTGAGCTGTCATGAGAGCGCGTCGGCCGCACGATTGAGCTCCCCCGGAATATGGACAGCACGCAGCGACTTGAGCcgcgtctgactccagaggaggagatggcgggcgagCTGAGACATGCGACGTGATCGTACACCTCCCAACCGGTTGATGTACGAAacagtcgcagtgttgtccgtacggaccaACACGTGCTTGCCGAGCAGCAGTGGCCGGAACTGCCGCAAAGCTAGATGCACTGTCAACAActctaggcagttgatgtgccaaagcAGTCGAGGCCCAGTCGAGGCCCGAGGCTGCCTGCCCGTTGCATGTAGCGCCCCAACCCGTACTGGAGGCATCCGTCTTGACAACGACATGCCGGGACACTTGTTCTAGGGGCACCCCGGCCCGTAGAAAGGCAAGGTCCGTCCAGGGGCTGAAGGAGCGGCGACACTCCTGTGTGATGTTCACACGAAGTGTTCCGCGACGCCAtgcccacctcgggactcgggagtgcaaccagtgctgaagtggtctcatatgaagcaatccGAGCTGCGTGACTGCGgctgcggatgccatatgccccatgccccaggagcctctgaaactgTTTCAGAGGAACCACAGTCCTGCCTCTGAAGGAACTcaggcagttcagcaccgaCTGGGCGCGATCCTCCGAGAGGCGCGCCGTCATACTCACCGAGTCTAACTCCACACCAAGAAAAGAGATTCTCTGCACAGGGGAgagcttgctcttttcccagttgacccgaagccccaactggctgaggtgccggAGCACCCTGTCCCTGTGATCGCACAATTGTTCTCGCGACTGGGCCAGAATGAGCCAATCGTCGAGATAATTGAGGATCCTGACGCCCACTTCCCTTAGCGGGGCAAGGGCGCCCTCTACGACCTTCGTGACGACACGGGGAGatagggacagcccgaaggggaggaccttgtactgccatgcccgaccctcgaacgcAAACCGTAGGAACGGTCTGTGTCGCGGAAGGATCGAAACATGAAAGtaagcgtccttcaggtcgatcgctgcaaaccaatcctggGGCTGGACGCACTTTATAATGCGCCTGTGTGTCAGCATCTTGAACGGGAGCCTGTGTAGGGCCCGGTTCAGGACTCGCAGGTCCAGAATTGGTCGAAGAccaccgcctttcttgggtacgatgaagtaagggctgtaaaacccttgCCTCATCACAGCAATCTCCTCACACAAGACAGGAGCGCTCCGAGCTACCACTGAGGTCTCGAGAACGCCACTGAACTTGGGAGGCTGcctggcgaactgaatcgcgtagccgagtcgAATCGTGCGCGTGAGCCAACGAGACGGGCTGGGCAGCGTAAGCCACGCCTCCAGACGCCGTGCAAGTGGCTCCAACGGCACGATCGACGTACCTGTGGTGGTGCAGCGAAGGGGAGTAGAGCGGGATGTTACAGAAGGCTGTGCATTCTGAGGCATCCTCGCAAAACTCCCTGGGTCCCAGAGGGGACTGGCTAGAGGTGCGTGGGGAGGCACTGCGTCCCCGAACCGCACTCTCTTGGCCGCTGGCAAGATGGGTCGCGGGCAAGAGTGAGGAGGCAACGCGTCGCACACTGTCGGCCCGTGGACCTGGGGCCAGCGGCggaacaaacaaaatgaaacacaggattctccacccggccctcctccgggggaaggagCGACGCTATCCTCGTCGTCTCCTGGGAAAGAGCAAACTCCAACATCTCCGGGTTGCCCGCGTCAGGGCCGCCTCGTCGACTTCCGTGACTTGGGGGCCGGCTGGGACGCGGGGGACACCGCACTCCTGCGAGAGGCTCGACGCGCCGGCCTAGGTGCCCATTCAGCACGGGGCGGAGCGGCTCTGGAGGACGCAGAAGGGCAGCGATTGACGGTGCGTCACGCCGGGGCAGGATGTGCTGGATTGCCTCTGTCTGCTTCTGCACTGCCGAGAATTGCTGGGCAAAGCCCTCGACAGTGTCGCCGAACAGCCCAGACTGGGAGATGGGGGCGTCGAGAAAGCGTACTTTGTCGACATCCTTCATCTCTGCCAGGTTGAGCCAGTGGCGGCGTTTCACAAGTGCACCGCGACCGCTCTCTCCACCTGGGGAATGCCCGCGTACCCCCTGGCAGCCCCGCCGTCGAGGGTAGTAAGGACGGAGGAGACGGACGAGCGGCTTCTGGCTGTAAAAGGGGCCATCCACGACTTCGTCAGCTCCTCATGCACCTCCGGGAAAAAAGGAACCGGAGTAGGGCGCGGTTGTGAGCCGCGCCTCGCTCCAAGAAACCAATCATCCAGCCGAGAGGGCTCGGGACTGGGCGGTCTGTTGACCTCCAGCCCGATGCTCTCGGCTGCCCGGGCAAGCATGGCCGTCAACTCTGGGTCTGGTGCGGCGGCGGCGACCACACCCGAAGGGGGCAGCTCCGACGCACCGTCATCCTCAGAGGACGTAAGCCCATCCCCCGATGCTGCGATCGACATCGTATCTTCGGGCGGCGCACCGAATGAAATGCTGGGCGCCCCGTGGGACGAACCAGCGAAATCACCCGGGAGCCGGACGGGACATTCGCTGCGTGAGGAGTAAGAGGTCCGTGGGGACGTACCCGGCAGAGGAGCTCTTACTGTAACCCTCAGATCTCCCAGAGCGCCAGCCGGCGATCCTCTACTCGAGCTAGAGAGATCGGGACGGGTGGCGGCAGAGGGTGCCAATCTTTTCAGAAAAGAAAGGCGAGATCGCAGTGATGTCATGCTCATGCGCCCACAACAGGCGCATGAGTCATCCACGAACGCAGCTTCGGTGTGCTGGAGACCCAGACACCGAAGACAACGATCGTGTCCGTCATCCGCAGACAACCAAGAATACACGAACGGAACGACATCTTGAAAAAGACGCGACCGTTCgtgtttttgctcttttagAATTTGCTCTCTCAGTTGAAGTGCCCAGGGGAATCGCTGCTGGTAGGGACTCCGCTGACTGCACCGTGACGCCAACCAGGAACAAAATAAAGATGAAGGCTTTTGTGGAGATCAGCACTCTTCTCAtccactcggctccgaagcaaaaaGCAAAAAGCTAATGAGTGGAcgcacctgccgcctatttatacccgtgtgcatggggagtggcgcaggtatgcaaaatccactagccaatattcattggcgttttctcttaaatcagagatgattggggctcccaagtaaatcccctatgtcgtcacgacataactcgtagtgaccgacagatagggaactcATTTTACGCTTCGGATTACAGTAGGACTCAATTATAAAAAGTCcttaatttatataattcacccaaaaatgaatagtcatttactcaccaaacCTGACATGActttatttcaaaaaaattgTTTGAAGAACTTTGGGATCCAAATaacattggaccccattgacttccattgtatggatgAAAAGATACTGAGACATTTATCAAAATATCTTTCTCAAAAAAAGTAAggaagtcatgcaggtttgtaATGAGTGCGAGTAAACattgacaattttcatttttatgtgcaAACATTATTTTGAGCTCTGTTAACATAATAATGTTAATCAACTTAATATTGTGTGTAATTTAAATGAGTTGAAACAACCTCTTTTTATTTGAGTAATCAACTTCATTTGTTTATGCTACAAATTATTACTTCGTGTAGTTGCTTGGTTGAACATAACTTAAATAGTTGTCGTCATGACTCAAAAGATTGAGATAAACTGCTGCAgtaccttttttttgtttt
The sequence above is drawn from the Onychostoma macrolepis isolate SWU-2019 chromosome 04, ASM1243209v1, whole genome shotgun sequence genome and encodes:
- the LOC131539346 gene encoding myelin-associated glycoprotein-like isoform X2; the encoded protein is METVEVMEGSSVSLRCSTKIFCPSRPPSLTWSSSLNENITGRQYQNQTELISDLNFTVSHRHHGVTFTCSATHQLQKKITTQESRVLRVQYAPKNTSVRINPAGLVLEGRSVTLSCSSDANPAVNYTWYRDTEELLNPVQTGANLTINNTDPTHRGRYYCRAENKHGTQNTSVLLDVQFAPKISSSCSRNSVIACVCEAHGNPCPTLEWRLSGHVLANSTETSISEETLGSTGVKSVLTTRQSLTDTDVLQCFSSNTYGRASQQFQAVPSTQETSFHHPSVLLGAAVGASVMMIVCIVMLCCERRRKEKPSETRQDDTSGLILTQTAVALDDDGQFVYANNGMLSSTAPSSPESLHYSSIVFTNTEPPSGEITGIASLTSEYATVRHRPAGATDTENNTSTSETEPKKQDVTAEITDTSSPASEDMIYENTSHRYRQKEPLISADDAEKQD